The DNA window tcacatcaaaagtttcaaagaagatcttcaaacagagaagtcaagaggagattgcaaaaatTTGAGGAATAATGcaaattcaaaaagagaaaaagaagagtttggcccaaatggcactaaatTGGGGGCCCCCCTTGGAGAGATgaggtaaattcttatcactctttctagtgatgaagataatgaagatatGAGTGCaaacttatgattaaaatgcataaaaagttttgagagaatcttatgctaataaaataaagatttgaaacaaaaataaatgatttttttgggaagaaaactccaaacttttttcaagaaaacaaaatgtttgagaatggaaaatgatgagtttaaaaaaaatcaaaaaggtgtttttgattgcaaaaataatttgaaaaggtaagttggaagagaaacaaagttttatgaaaaaatgttggaggaacaaaatttgttaaagaaaagaattaatgacttgaacgagtttctccaaaatgaaaaacaaaagttttctcaaacaaaagaaagcaaattatgtgcaaaatacttatgtgcaaaatacttctatcacgtgtcacttttgttgccaatttggacatatgcaaaatgattgctatgtaaagaaaaatatgagaaaaggtatgaaatccatgtggattgctagatcatgttgtactaactcccaaggaccctataaaaaattacaattgattttttgaaagttttgacattctatatggtcttgatttgaaaaataaagggggagtttgctttttgattgatgccaaaagggagtaggatttattgaaatttctttgtatgttggcattttctaagggggagttttatttgaatttatttgatcaaagaaatcttcattttgtttgtcatcataaaaaaaggggagattgttgaccttggttgatcagtccttgattttgatgattaacaaaccaaaatgtagatttggactaatgtttttatgtgagaaatttgttagaacaggtcattgatccaaaagagaatcgaaaagatttgaatcaaagagaagttaagaaatatgaaggttCGGACGTAGAGGATCGGACGCTCGATAGAGGATCGGTCGTCCGACTGACGACGATACtcttcggacgcttggatcggacgctcattcattgcttcggccgtccgacacaaaaagaatgaacgttgaacattctgacttctatcggacgcagggttcggacacagaacaaatggttcggacgtccgataggtggttcggacgcatggttcggacgcagagcaaatggttcggacgtccgacaggccaacggctagtttcgacagcatttaatatttgaccgttggagagccttttggagccatttctcaccttctataaataccccaaagcacaagaagacacggACTTTTGGCCAAcactaaatacaagcttacaagtgagatctttgagtagaaatattctttgttggttgtataaggggttgggaaagttgggttgtgaggttgctcaagtgaaggttactctctaggaggagtaaaaccttggtgaaggtgaacctatcacttggagtggtaaaaccttgataaaggttgcctcacttgtataaagtagttcttaattgaATGGGTAAACTTTCAATTGTAGCTAGTTGAGGgtttacttggagagtagtaaaattcctttgctcaaccaaagtatgtttggggtgaggaaggagtgagccttcacttgtacaagttggttaacactaccatcaattgaagaaactatctggtggattcaactccaagtttggaagaagcttgggagtttgattggtttgaatttcttttactttattgttactctatttttgtgctttaaaattgcttatattctttgtcattgtatttacttgactacttgtctggttgagtattttggttgtatttggttgcatcggGGCTTACATTCATTGTCACTCATTCATTGATTTtattgcattgaattcactggcTAGTTCTCCATCAGACTTcgtagtaatactcgagtatatcaaaaCACTGTCTCAGGGTCACCAGCcgtccgaccgagtccgcttctggcttgagtcgactggcaacgaagggcaagggcccagttcagccaaaagacttacattcatgtagaagtagcattcaatcatttaatcattgaaaatttcacgttcacttagatcgagtgcgataaagtacacactcgcctatcgaaaattcatttaacaatcattgaaaatacatttaacattcaagcaaacattcacaacaatccacatagtcattgaaagcacaacatgcaaagaacactcaccagtttaagcaaaataacgtcaaaagtttccttccgggcTATGCCCTTGATGATCGACAAACTCTaagaataaccaagagaaaatattatggttcaaccattcaaagtttaggtgaaccaaagaaaatccgagtaactactagtacaaaggtgcaaatatggttttggagtgaaaagagaacATTTAGACCCAAGGACCATGAGGAATCAagaatttcctcattccaatcataaaccaagctcaaaatggtttaacaactccaacttaaagttggaaatgaaaataagaacaattttaggaaaacagaatttttccaatttttcacgatgctatttgaaaaatcatatctcaagcttcttaagtccaaaatttataaactttataccgttggaaaatagattcaaatagttacaatttcttagaagacaaCTTTGCAAGATTCTGTCCACAAATCAGTCAAAATTCAATCTCAAgtggctgctttatccagtagaAAGACAGAATAGGAATGGAAATTTAGTCAAATttggaaaatcacagatattcataggaattgagaaaaattctgaaattttcacgaTAGAAAGTACTCTGAATTTAGTTTCAAACGCAAGaagcagaactcaatttggattttctacaccaagatatgacAGATTTTCCAAGACTGCTCAGAGTCTCTTGCgaaaaaaatttcagcagcacttcctttgtgtttacaCTTTCCAACCATGTCAAGGCTACACTTTCACCACAAGACAGCCCCAATCAAGTTCACAAGATATATGATATAGAGAGTACTTATTTTAACCACAAAACTAGCTATAACCAACATATATCTAGGCTGAAAATTAACCAAACCCTAgcaacaacttcaccaaacccTAGCAAAACCATGAAATTACCATAAAACATGCTTCCTTCAACTTCAATCACAACATATCTTTCTTGCATAAATCTCaagaaacaaataaaaagaaatgttttcttgaaattttaccTCAAAACCCCAAGATAACAAGCAActgaagagctttcttcctcaagtaactccaccaaaagcttccCTCTAAGGTTAACTCAAGATTAATCAGTATGGACTAGGGTTAGTGTTTGGATTTTTCACAAATCAAGCAATAAAATCAAGATGGAATTTGGAAAtgttttctctcttcttttctctctcaatttcATCTATCATGGAGCGAGAAAGTGATGGTTTATCTTCAATTTTTCCAAGATAAATACAAAGACTAATCTTGGTCAATATTTGGTTGAAGggttgacaagtgtcacccaactattttgtctttcttttcctttttcttagtcaataatggtggctgacttaaggattaatttaggggaaattaaatgaaataaaaacaaggagattagggtaagaaagtatttGTCAAGCGGTGTACTTAACCGCTAACAAACGGCGCACGTCAGTTCAAGCCTATTTCCCTTAACtcccttgtacttttgttttaacttataattcactaacttatgattagcacttctaatcacacacttcctcttacctaatactcactcttatccaccaaatttagtgcacacacTTTACCAATTGATcatactaccaaaatgcaccaaaaccctaacttactctaattttaaaagtaaaaataaaattcttGACTCAACTAATGAAATCACCATGAAAATTAGGGCTAGTAAATAGTTAAATAGCCTAGTAAAGAAATAtagaaggaaatataaattaatttttcaaaaatgggaaaaaattcTAAAGGAATTTTCGTGTCTTCACATATATTAGGGTAATTTGGACATTTGGCCCACGAAATATCACGATTGATGCTTTCCATTTGTTAGACATTTCAacccaaaccacaggggaggttatgtatagcttttagAATCATGTGGGGGGGGGGGTTATGTGGTTTATTGAGAAACCATTGGAGGGTAAAGTATAATTTGCCCTTAATTttttgaattgtgattttagGAGGCTGCTTTGCAATGGAGATGAGAGATAAAGAATAGAACAAAAGGAGTTTGTTAgggttttttttcccttcttaatCGTGATATTGGGaatattttttcccttttctttagTAGTGACTTTTGGAAGATTTTTATGTTAATGGGTTTTAGTTATACAGATTTTGTTTCTCTACTTGGTTATTTGGTTGGCTATTCGGTTAACTTAATGTGGTCTGAGTGGGTTTAGGATTGATTTATTAAATGACACTTGGCATGATAAGAACAAGCGAGATAGGAAGTGAATCAGGAGGGTTTGAGACTGAAGATCCattggaaaaaattaaaattatacaTTTTAAGCAGTTGGAAAGGTAAAATTTATCAATTAATAGTTGAATGGACAAAAGTTGAACTATATAATAGTTTGAGGGCCACTGCTATACACGTCATGCTATTTTGTTAAACATAATGACTCAATTTGATGAAAGGGTTAGAATTATATGTTTTGATTAGTTGAagtgttaaaaattattaataaataGTTAGTGACTTGAAAGTTAAATTGCGTAATAATTTGAGCATCATTGGagcattttgcaaaaaaaaaaaaaaaaaaaaaaaaaaagaaagaagacgACATAGCTTGCATTATGTTATGTTAAGGAAAAAACCACCATCGGCCTTTTAGCACCGAAGCCTTCCCAATTTAAAAGCCTAAGGTTTACACCAGCGAAATTGAGAACACAAATCAACCCCAAATTGAGCCCAAATTCATCATTAAAATGTCTACTTATGCCGAAGCCATCTTGAGCTGCTACAATTTAGAGAGATTTATTTTTTTCGCTTGATCCGACAAGTGCGAAACAAGAGACGAATTGGGTCAAACCCATCGCCGAAAATAAGTGCCACCAGCGTTGCTGCTTCGTCCAACTGCGGGAAATAGGTAGGTCTAAAAGTTGGTCATTGTTGCTGTCCGATTGTTAATGGTTTagatgaagaaaattttttcccGTAGCTTAACTCCATTGCTGCTGTCCGATTGCTAATGATATTCTTCTCCATGTTAGCTTTCAAATGATGACTAATTATGGTTGATTTGGCGTTATAATGTGTGCATTGTGAAGGGTTTAGGATTTTGTGAAACCATCATGCACAGTTGTTCTCTCTGCTAAATTCTAAATACCCAATAGTTTGGTTTTGGCCCTTTTTTTTCAGACTTATTATGCAAAGGGTTATTCCATGGTGATTCATGTTCTTTTTGTAAATTCAGGGTTGACTTGTCAAATATCTTCTGCCTTTTGTGTCCCATCTGATTTTTCACTCTTGAATATGATGCTGCATGTCTTGTACATAAAAACACATAGCTtgtaatcaatcaaacaatgaGGAAATGAGGAATTGAGTTGGCATTTAGTTTGTTACAAAGGGTAAATCCCAAGTATTGCATATTCTCCCCATCTCTTGCTGACTGAATCTTTAACCCTCAAGTACCAGCTCCTCAGGCCCGCAAGTTCTCTCTCCACCCATCCAAGCAATTGCAAACACAAAAGGATGctctttccttttgcttttggATCTATAGATGCTGGGTTTTGTACAAGGAAGGATAAGAAGATCTCATAACCCAATGTCAACTTTGATTCTGACAACTACAAAAAGCCGTTGAATGACTGATTTACATCAGTGATTTTGTGTATATCTATTATCCCCTTAATGTAGATATACAAGATTAGAAACTTGTGTATATTCATATTGAGTGTCTTAAATATTCATTCAGTTGCGCATATACTCTTCTGGGATTAGGGAGAAGAGAGAAAGGAAGGGAAAAtaaagaagagagagagtgtgtgaggAAAGGTAAACAACAGAAAGGAATGAAAATGCTCATCGTTTTGAGTCAAATCAAagagtttgttttcttttctaatcATCTAGATATCTCTGTTTTCCTTTATTTATGGCCACTGTGTGTTAGTGCTCCATTTTTGTGCATCTTGCATATGTATTACTTCTTTATTTTAAGTTGTGAAGTTAAACAACCGAGTGAGTATTATGTTACTTTGATACCTTCTTTTTTTTACCCCCTTGTTTTAACTTGTAGAGACATACATAAATAGTGGATTATCCTAAAAGTGACTGCAATGGAATTTTGTCCAACTTGTGGGATGTTATTGCAGTATGAATTGCCACATATGGACCGCCCTGCCAGATTCTTCTGTCCAACATGCCCGTATGTATGTCACATGGATAGTAAGGTAAGCCATTATAAATCCTTGTTGAGGGTTTATTTACTGGCTATTCACAATGTCTACTGTGTCATTGCTGAGTTATCAATGCATGCGGCAggttaaaataaaaagaaagcatCGGTTAGTTAAGAAAGAACTAGATCCTATCATTTCCAAAGACGACGAGCTTGACAATTTACCAGAAACTGAAGGTTCGTTATTTGCTGTACTCTTGTATACATCCTCTGTTTGATTGACTGGTGCATGCTTGAATTAAGAAGTTTCATAGAGCTTCAGGTGTTGTTTTTGGATCCATTGCATGTTTCTTAAGTCATTTCCAGCATAACCAATATCAAGTTCTCTCTAGTTTGCATTTCTGCTTTCTCATTGCCCTACATGGGCAGGTAGGGGTTTAATTAGAAATCTTCTTGCTAAAGTTACTTTTCAATGTATGTTTAGATCCAGAATCATGTCTAAGTGCTGTCATGTTCCCTGAATGCTTTATTAGGTTGGTGTAGATTTAATCTGGGCAAAGCAAGCTTGAGCTATCTGGTTGAGGTGCAGAAACTGCTAAAACTTCCATAGGATTAACATACGTAATTTGGAActgattctttatttcttttcttccagCTCCGTGTCCTAATTGTGGTTATCTTAAGGCAGCCTTTGGTCAACAACAGACCAGATCTGCTGATGAGCCGATGACAACCTATTACACATGCAAGAAATGTAGACACAATTGGAAAGAAGACTAACATTGCTATTCAAGCAAAATCTTTTGGCTTACTGCTGGTTTTCCATGAGGTTACTCTTTTTAGGGGAAGCATTACTCGTTGATTGGGTTGTATTTCTATCAATTCAGCATTAAGCATCTTGGTGTTTTTGCAGAGGCTCCGTGCCTATGACTGTTTGTTGTGCTACCTGGAATGATCTATACTTGCCTCTTCTTTTCTCATAGTTCTGTTAAGCTAACTGAAAACCAAGAGCTAACCTTCTTTAATTAGTCATAATTTTCACCATCCTGATAGATGTGCTTGGGTCGTTTTATGTCTGTTGAAAGTTTCTGCTttgctatttcttttttgttgacCATTTGTTTGAGAATTAGACTAACGGTCTTCCTCAACTGGAGTTTCCCTGCAGTTGGCAGAAAAACTGGGCCATTATGTGGATGGCTGGAGATTGAGTCAGGCCTGATCTTATCTTCCTCGTTCTAAGTATAAAAAGAATTCTCTTAAAAGAAGGGTCTTCCTCAACCTATGCCAAGTACATTGTTTGAGTTgttcaaaaataaataagcAAATGAAAGTCATTTTGCTATGCCTGGCATTATTGCATTGCTAGAGCAGAGCAATTTTGCTCTAAAATATTGAAATGCCCTTCACTAGGCAAACTCAAAACTCCCACTAAACTAAAGGGTTAATGCCAATGCAGCTTCCTCTCTCCTTGTGTATCGAATACACTTTTGGGGCCTCAGATATGGTAGAAAACAGCTACCCCAAGTATGGCTATTGAAAGAGGGTTAAAATTATAAAGCCAGTTCATGTTTTCTATGGCCTTCACTGTTGACTCCATGGAACAAACCAAAAGTCCAAAACCAATACGGTGCAAATAGCACAGATCCAACAAAGGAACTGATCTAGAAGATAATGAGGATCCTTGTCTCCCGCTTCCAATCTTGAATGCATAAACTTGTTTCTTTTGAAGCAATGACATGAAATTGCGAATGTTTTCAAATGCAGCCCTCCATAATTAAGAGTGCCTTTTTCGTAATATTATGGTACCACGAGCTCTGTCCATCATCTTATTTATATGCCAAACATCGAGTAACGAAAAGGTAAGGAATCCGTCCATGTATCCATGGTGGATACCAAGTAGATGTGTTAAGGACAAAGTCATGGGCTGATGAAGAAAAGGCTAGCCTGCATCTACAAATTGTAGCCTTAATTGGGAAAGCCGAAAAGCCAGTAGAGCTTGGAAGGAGGAAATgtgaaaagggagaaaaaggcAATAGTCACTAGGCTTGCTTTTGACCAACCGAGAAAAAATTGAGTGTTCAAAGCAAAATCGCTCTAGCAGGAAAGTTTTACGCTGACAGTACCACCAACTTTTTGCTATGACTAATGCATGAATtttactccttttttttttttgggcactGTGGGTATCCGGGACCATCCGACTAATCCCACAGCGCTCAGGCAGAGCAGGTCCGACCGATGCCTAGGATGGTAAACAATTGGATTGCGGACTAGAATCGAACTCAAGCAGATTTGGAGTAATGATCCCGCCTTCACCATCCGAACAACCCAGCGCGGGCGCACGAATTTTACTCAACATCACAGGAATTGGTATGTAAAATGCACTTTATCAAATGAACGGAAATCAAAGGGTCAACTAATGTGATATCTGCAATTTTCACATGCTCATAAGGACTCGCATGTTAACAAGGAGGTGATATTGGATGATATCCTTTAAGTTCTTAGAAAGGAGGTGAGATCCAATACAGGAGGTTTCAGTCTGCACATTCACGAGCCTTCAGAGATGGTTTTGCTTGGTACTGAAAACcacaataatttaaaaaaagaaatagaatacACAAATCAAATgcattgattttctttttccttcaatAATCTGCTAATTTCTTTTTTGTCATCCATCTTTTGCTGGTGGCTTCAATTGCCTTCTCTCATTCTAGATAGTTCTTGAAGCCACTGATGTTGTATGTCGTTGCATCTAACTCTGTCTTTAACTCAGTTTCCTTACTACAAAGATGAATAGCTTGTTAGATTTGTTACTTTAGAAGCTTTACTTAGATTTGTGAAACTTGTTACATAATTCTTTACAACTTCATTCCAAGCTACATGTTCTACACCACCCCAATCATTTTCTTGCATCTTACATTCGTCATTATAGAATTCCGTAAAGCCCATCTTAGAAGTGCTATAACATTTAGAGACCTCCCTAATATTATAATCAAGAGATTCAGAAAGTTCTCATTCCTAACCGATGTATTTTCTCCCATTACCTCAGAAGTTATTGATCCACAGGATACTTCACCATCTTATGTGGCAGGTTGAAGAAAGTCAAATGCAGTGCAAGGTGACGTATCACTTGGATTTGTATTGGTACAAGAATTATCTTTATTAGCCATGATATTCATTCGAAAATTGTTATTAACCATAGTATGACTGTCTAGCTTGAGTCCCAGCTTGGCCGGAGAGCCACTTGGAGTTGAAAACCATATTCTTGCTACTAAGTTTGGGCATGCCGTTGAAATGCCTTCATACATCCTTTTCTCCCCACTTCAATAATCATAAGACAAGGGTACCCAACTATAAAATTCTCAACATCAAATAGTCAataaaatcaacaataaaaGCTACGTCATGATTTGCCAATGACAGTTGTTCCACCATCTCTCTTGCAACAGAGAGTGCGGTGTCTGTAtcaagatagaaaagaaaatatatgtTCTTGACTGGACCTGCAGCTGAAACAAAAATCAATGGAGACAAAAACCTATTATATTgtcaaaaataatataaagcAGTAGAAACAATAGTTAGGCAATTACCACGCTGGTCCGCTATTTGTAGAGTTAACGTGTAAAACCCACGGTTTTGGGTTCAATTTTTTATTCTTACCcaattaattaaatggtaatttACCATGAGTAAAAGTAAAATTAATTGTAAGATAGGTTGAATGGTTAATTGGGGGATAGGAATGAGATAAGATAGGGTAAAAGTTCACAACAGTTTGAACCCTTATCTAAACCACCAAATGGTGGGTGGTTATTAGGGTTTAGCacaattatcaaaaaaaaaaaaaaaacatcattCCTCCTTTTCATTGTCTGCCTCCCCTTAGAGAAAGAGCCGTCAGAGAGTAGAAAAGGAGAAGAAGGCATCGCTGTCAATCAATCAGGTAACTAGGCACCTAGACCTGGAAGTCCCAAATTCACGTGAAAACTCCTCTTTTAAGTTCTATTAGTcgcattaattattttaaagaTTTTACAGATATATATTatgttatgtatatatatatatatatagatatatgcTTGTATAGGAGATTTAGGAGGATTCGTATCTGGATTAGTAGGATTAGGGTATTAAATTTTAATTACGGGATGAATAGGATTTACCCAAATCTATTGgaaagttataaaaaaaaagaaggaaaaaaaaaaagagggggaaGGGGAGAGCAGCAGCGCTAATTGTGCGCCATTGCTGAAGCTTAatgcgaaaaaaaaaaattaggagaAGAGTCGCTAGCAAGTGGCTGGCGATATGGATCAAGTAGGAAAGGTTGGccgaaagaaaacaaaaaaaaaaggagcccCCAACAAGTGCTGGTGACAGAGGTTCCATTAGAAAGGTTGGCCCAAACCTTTCGACcaatcaaagggaaaaaaattatattaataataatagattctgaaatatatatatagtatgGGTTTAGTGAATGTCCAATAATTAAATTTTAGGTATATAGGAACTAAATTTCAAGACCCAACCTAAATTAAGTGAATATTTTAAAAGATTTCGTCAGTAAGACTTATTTAATTAGCCTAAGGTATTTAAGTAGAAATCTAAGGCATTTTAATTTATCACtattagattaagttataaaatataagataggtttcagatttcttttaaatgcttaaaataataacaataataataacaatatagatatagatgaagtaaattaaatataaaaatgaaaatataaataCAAGTGGAGTAAACTAAGtcaataattataataataaaccaatatatatacataaatagtaataaCACCCATACATGCGCAAAAATGGAAGTAAAATAAAAGATAATAGGAATTAATCATCAAATATATAAATGGTAATAAATAAAATAGCGATGACAAGGACAATAACAATAATgatgaataataataaaataaaatatatacatatatatatgcatagTAAGATAATAGTCAAGATGATAAATATGATTATGAATAATTACTTTCTTTTAAAGTTAAGAAACTTTACAAAAGGGAAACTTTCCAAATTAGGAAACATTCTAAAAATGGAAGCCTTCCAAAAATAGAAACGTCCAATTTAGAAATACGCTGCTAGGATGCATGTAATGGTCTAGACATGAATTTTCTACTCGCTCggaatttgtatatttattcATTAATAGGAAATAATAACTAATTAGGAAACCTATGTATTTGATAGGTACGATACAAGTTTAAAAGACCTAAAATAGTTCCACTCGAGCAGCCAGACAAAGGTAGGTGATACTtacccttctgagatttcaaaagtttaaagtgaaatttttgtcaTCGATTATATTTTTACGTGTTAATCTGAATTGTTTTTGGTTGAATGATTTACTTGACTGTTTAAACAAGTTCTATTTTGACTATACAAAAATGGATCATGTGACTTATTTGAGACTTCTTGATATGTTATTATATACCAAATGAGCTGTATCTTTTATGAAA is part of the Coffea eugenioides isolate CCC68of chromosome 6, Ceug_1.0, whole genome shotgun sequence genome and encodes:
- the LOC113775759 gene encoding DNA-directed RNA polymerase III subunit RPC10-like isoform X1, whose amino-acid sequence is MEFCPTCGMLLQYELPHMDRPARFFCPTCPYVCHMDSKVKIKRKHRLVKKELDPIISKDDELDNLPETEAPCPNCGYLKAAFGQQQTRSADEPMTTYYTCKKCRHNWKED
- the LOC113775759 gene encoding DNA-directed RNA polymerase III subunit RPC10-like isoform X2, with protein sequence MDRPARFFCPTCPYVCHMDSKVKIKRKHRLVKKELDPIISKDDELDNLPETEAPCPNCGYLKAAFGQQQTRSADEPMTTYYTCKKCRHNWKED